The following coding sequences lie in one Zingiber officinale cultivar Zhangliang chromosome 2B, Zo_v1.1, whole genome shotgun sequence genomic window:
- the LOC122045476 gene encoding phosphoglycolate phosphatase-like, whose translation MESQGETPKGRRIMVTFDIDGTLIRSTGSSSNHLHRQAFAHAFLQVFGLQDATIDVVQHHGQTDPLILVNAAIHYGVPPDVARERLPEMKLKMIEYAKEHTGEVGEGLEVLPGVTSLLDNLSSNNVTIGLVTGNLEEIAWIKMDGLGIRKYFTIPNFGGFGSDHTDRGELVKIATERGQKISTELFELRVHVGDTPNDIKAAEYGGALAVGVCTGIFTEAELKQASSGTAIILPDLTDSKAFMKLLGI comes from the exons ATGGAATCGCAGGGGGAAACGCCGAAGGGAAGGCGAATAATGGTGACATTCGATATCGATGGGACGCTGATCCGCAGCACTGGGAGCTCCTCCAACCATCTCCATCGCCAGGCCTTCGCCCACGCCTTCCTCCAAGTGTTCGGCCTCCAAGACGCCACCATCGACGTCGTCCAG CATCATGGACAAACAGATCCCTTAATTCTTGTGAATGCAGCAATTCACTATGGTGTACCTCCTGAT GTTGCTAGAGAAAGACTCCCAGAAATGAAGTTGAAGATGATTGAATATGCTAAAGAACATACAGGAGAAGTTGGAGAAGGATTAGAGGTTCTTCCAGGTGTCACTTCTTTGTTGGATAACTTATCTTCCAACAACGTGACTATTGGACTG GTCACAGGGAATTTAGAAGAGATTGCTTGGATAAAGATGGATGGGTTGGGTATCAGAAAATATTTCACAATTCCCAATTTTGGAGG ATTTGGAAGTGATCATACTGATCGTGGGGAGCTAGTGAAGATTGCAACAGAACGAGGTCAAAAGATATCCACTGAACTATTCGAATTGCGAGTACACGTTGGAGATACA CCAAATGACATTAAAGCTGCAGAATATGGAGGAGCTCTTGCTGTTGGTGTGTGTACAGGTATATTTACTGAGGCAGAGCTGAAGCAAGCGAGTTCTGGAACTGCAATCATACTTCCTGATCTTACCGATAGCAAAGCTTTCATGAAGCTACTGGGAATTTAA